GTCCCTCAACTGCAGTCTTGCTCAGATACATGTGAGGGGCACAAGGGAGTTGGGACATGACAAATTCAGAAGTCACGCAGATCACTTAGGTAAGGAATACACGCTTGGGTGCAGGGGATGAACAGAGCTGGGCATGTTTGTGTGTGACAGGTGATTCTGGGAGAGAGGGATCGTGTGAGTCTGTGTGACTGGATACCAGTACAAATCAGCCCAGCTGAACTGGTTTATATTCTTCCATTGCTCTCCAAACTTAAACTCTGTTTTGTCAAATGCACAAGGATGGATTTTAAAATGAGGCCCTGGGTCTGCAGCTCCCCAAAAAGGTCAGCAGAATGCCCCAGTCTGTGTTCCTGGGGGCAAGCAGCCCCATACCAAGTGGCAGAAGCTCACCTCTACCCTCTCCTCCTTCAGGTGAATGCGGTTTGCCAGGTGCTCGCGGGTGACGACGTCCGGGTACTGGTTCTGATGGAAAAGCGTCTCCAGGGCCTGCAGCTGGTCCTCGGTGAAGATGGTGCGGTGCCGGCGTGTCCGGTGCTGGATCTGGTGGAAGGTCTGCAGCTCGCTTGACTTCTCCTGGGGACTCTTACAGACCCTGACTGCCGGGTGGAAGAGCCGCATGGGCCAGGGGAACCGGGCATCTgcgaggggacagggacagcagcagtgttAGAGGTGCGGGGCTGAAACACCTGTCATGCTCAAGGCAGCTCAGGCACAAGTTGCGTCCCTGTCACTGTTTGGAAGGAGGCAGCCAGTCACCTGGAGTGGGTGGCAAGCTGAGTGTTCACCGGGCAGGTGGGAGAAGAGTTTAGGGCATGACTCTGGGAGAAGGGTGCAGGAGGGGAGCACTGGTTGGATTTTCTTTGTTCACTTACCAGTTGCACTATGGCCAGCTCCAGAAAATAGGTGCAAACTCACAGCCCAACAAAGATCTGTGTTTCACTTCTGACACAAGGGAATTCTGAACTTTCAGGATGCTCTTGAACTGCATTTTTAAGGGTTtgctactttcttttttccacagtAATTTTGCTAGACGTTGCcaaaacttttttccttaaaggaaAAGTGAGGTTCCCCAGGGCTAGTGCTGTCAGgaagcacaggcacagctctgcacatgGGCAGCATGGCCATGAGGCCCCACGCTCCACAGAGAACTTGCACCCCTAAAGCATCATTCTCTCAAGAGTTTCACACTAAACCAGTAATATCCAGTAAGAATTAGCACCCTTTGCTTTTCAGACCCTGATAGCACTGCAGGTGAAATTGCCCACTCTTAGGAGCCCTGCTGAGAAAAGAGCTCAGTTTGCTGGGCCTGGGGCCCAAGACCACCGTGACCAGATGTCATATTGTCACTTAACACCCAGGTTttcccctgcccacagcactggCACCAGCCCCTCCGCAAGCCCCACACCTGAATCAAACCCAAACACTCACCCAGCAAAACACTCACCCAGCAAAACACTCACCCAGCCACCCCGGCAGGTCCTGCAGTGAACGGCCGCTCGTgtgagaacagcagcagcagttgcagcctgtcccttccagctcttcctcctcttcctcctcctcctcctcctgcagggagctggctggcatGGTCTCCAGCTCACACAGCTGCTTGGGTGTGCAGTCCAAGATGCTCCGTAGGCACAGTGGCACCAAGACCCGGGGGCTCTTCTCCACGGGGCTGGAGAGGATGTCCTCGATGCTGAACGGACGTGGCTTCTTCAGGCCTCTCCTGCTGGCGTCAGCATCTGCCCCTGGCTCTGAAGAcatcctgtgccagcagcagcagtggctaGGGAAACAGGCAGCCCAACTGAGGAGCTTTGCTCTCCGTGCACTGGCTCCGTAGTGGGGTTTTGCTAGGGAAAGGACAGCTTATGTGGCTTTTAAAATGGACTGGCAAA
The DNA window shown above is from Corvus hawaiiensis isolate bCorHaw1 chromosome 18, bCorHaw1.pri.cur, whole genome shotgun sequence and carries:
- the GSC2 gene encoding homeobox protein goosecoid-2 gives rise to the protein MSSEPGADADASRRGLKKPRPFSIEDILSSPVEKSPRVLVPLCLRSILDCTPKQLCELETMPASSLQEEEEEEEEEELEGTGCNCCCCSHTSGRSLQDLPGWLDARFPWPMRLFHPAVRVCKSPQEKSSELQTFHQIQHRTRRHRTIFTEDQLQALETLFHQNQYPDVVTREHLANRIHLKEERVEVWFKNRRAKWRHQKRATASALILQGPKQPPKESC